A section of the Gemmatimonadaceae bacterium genome encodes:
- a CDS encoding molybdenum cofactor guanylyltransferase: MTSGRRRRCGVLLAGGAGTRFGGAPKGLAPFGDGRLCDGALAALQGCCDRNGDEVIVAANDPDAVGWFPALRVVPDAVPDAVPGRGALAALAAAFQAAGDATVIVCAWDLPFVTTALLAALARVVEAGATACVPVHPDGTAEPLCAAWAPSCAASAATLLAANERAGHALLHAVRGVRWPVAEHLRDAEAERIFHNVNTRDDLRRALAWLPRTSP, from the coding sequence GTGACCAGCGGGCGTCGCCGGCGGTGCGGTGTCCTCCTCGCCGGCGGTGCCGGCACGCGGTTCGGCGGCGCGCCAAAGGGCCTCGCGCCATTCGGCGACGGCCGCCTGTGTGACGGCGCCCTGGCCGCACTGCAGGGTTGCTGCGACCGGAACGGCGACGAGGTGATCGTGGCGGCGAACGATCCGGACGCCGTGGGCTGGTTCCCCGCGTTACGGGTGGTGCCGGACGCGGTGCCGGACGCGGTGCCGGGGCGTGGCGCGCTCGCCGCGCTCGCCGCTGCGTTCCAGGCTGCCGGCGATGCGACGGTGATCGTCTGCGCGTGGGACCTGCCGTTCGTGACCACCGCACTCCTCGCGGCACTGGCCCGGGTGGTGGAAGCCGGCGCCACGGCCTGCGTGCCCGTGCACCCCGACGGCACCGCCGAGCCGCTCTGCGCCGCCTGGGCGCCGTCATGCGCCGCCAGCGCGGCCACGCTGCTCGCGGCGAACGAACGTGCCGGCCACGCACTCCTGCACGCCGTGCGTGGCGTGCGCTGGCCGGTGGCGGAGCACCTGCGCGACGCCGAGGCGGAGCGCATCTTCCACAACGTGAACACGCGTGACGACCTGCGCCGCGCGCTGGCCTGGCTGCCCCGGACTTCGCCCTGA